From the Mangifera indica cultivar Alphonso chromosome 10, CATAS_Mindica_2.1, whole genome shotgun sequence genome, one window contains:
- the LOC123227117 gene encoding subtilisin-like protease SBT2.3 isoform X1: MESFQNLLLWVHLMALLFVGLFLSTLCQEDSDQAIAAVYIVTLKQAPSVHQYAQELKTLNDKHHSINRHGNSSRLTRFLRPRNASRSHLSPDSYISRVHDSILRKTLKGEKYLKLYSYHYLINGFSVLITPQQADKLSRRKEVANVVLDFSVRTATTHTPQFLGLPQGAWVQEGGYGTAGEGIVIGFIDTGIDPTHPSFADDVTERSYPVPSHFSGICEVTRDFPSGSCNRKLIGARHFAASAITRGIFNSSQDYASPLDGDGHGTHTASVAAGNHGIPVVVAGNHFGKASGMAPRSHIAVYKALYKSFGGFAADVVAAIDQAAQDGVDIINLSITPNRRPPGIATFFNPIDMALLSAVKAGIFAVQAAGNTGPSPKSMSSFSPWVFTVGAASHDRVYSNSIYLGNGVVIPGAGLAPGTDKDYTLISALHALNDDTTVGDDMYVGECQESSNFKKDMVRGKLLICSYSIRFVLGLSTIKRALETAKNLSSVGVVFYMDPFVIGFQLNPTPLRMPGIIIPSPDGSKVLLQYYNSSLERDEHTKKIIRFGAVACISGGLKANFSTPAPKVMYYSARGPDPEDTFLDNADLMKPNVVAPGNFIWAAWSSLGTDSVEFQGESFAMMSGTSMAAPHVAGLAALIKQKFPTFSPSAIASALSTTATLYDKEGGPIMAQRNYAKPDENQLQATPYDMGSGFVNATASLDPGLIFESSYNDYMSFLCSINGSQPVVLNYTGQSCWTYNSTITGADLNLPSITIAKLIHSRTVQRIVTNIADEDESYSIGWSAPYGVSIKVSPSHFSIASGKKQVLNVFFNATMSSTVASFGRIGLFGHKGHVVNMPVAVIVKMP; encoded by the exons GAATGCTTCAAGATCCCATCTGAGCCCTGATTCTTATATCTCTCGAGTTCATGATTCAATATTAAGGAAGACATTGAAGGGGGAGAAGTATCTGAAGCTTTATAGCTACCACTACCTGATTAATGGCTTTTCGGTGCTCATTACCCCACAACAg GCAGATAAGCTTTCTAGGAGGAAAGAAGTGGCAAATGTAGTTTTGGATTTTTCTGTTAGAACTGCAACTACACATACTCCACAGTTCTTGGGTTTGCCACAGGGTGCCTGGGTTCAAGAAGGTGGATATGGAACAGCTGGAGAAGGAATAGTGATAGGGTTTATTGATACGGGTATTGATCCAACTCACCCAAGTTTTGCTGATGATGTAACTGAACGCTCGTATCCAGTCCCTTCCCATTTTTCGGGCATTTGTGAGGTTACCCGGGATTTTCCATCTGGTTCATGCAATAGGAAGCTCATTGGTGCCCGGCATTTTGCGGCCTCTGCTATAACAAGAGGAATTTTCAACTCAAGTCAGGACTATGCTTCACCATTAGATGGTGATGGCCATGGCAC GCACACAGCTTCTGTTGCTGCAGGAAACCATGGTATTCCAGTGGTTGTTGCTGGAAATCACTTTGGAAAAGCAAGTGGGATGGCTCCTCGTTCACA TATTGCTGTTTACAAGGCGCTGTACAAGAGCTTTGGAGGGTTTGCTGCAGATGTTGTTGCTGCCATAGACCAG GCAGCGCAGGATGGAGTTGACATTATAAACTTATCAATTACTCCCAACCGGCGTCCTCCTGGTATTGCAACCTTTTTTAATCCCATTGACATGGCCCTGCTATCAGCTGTAAAGGCTGGCATTTTTGCTGTGCAAGCTGCGGGAAATACTGGACCTTCGCCTAAGAGCATGTCTTCCTTTAGTCCATGGGTATTCACTGTAGGTGCTGCCTCTCATGACAGagtttattcaaactcaatatATCTTGGCAATGGTGTTGTTATTCCTGGAGCTGGACTTGCAC CGGGAACTGATAAGGATTACACTCTGATTTCTGCACTTCATGCTTTGAATGACGACACAACTGTTGGTGATGATATGTATGTGGGTGAATGCCAAGAGTCAAGTAACTTCAAGAAGGATATGGTCCGAGGAAAACTCTTGATTTGTAGCTACTCAATTCGGTTTGTGCTTGGGCTCTCTACTATCAAACGGGCATTAGAAACAGCAAAAAATCTCAGTTCAGTGGGTGTTGTGTTTTACATGGATCCTTTTGTGATCGGTTTTCAGCTTAATCCAACTCCATTGAGAATGCCTGGCATCATAATTCCATCCCCAGATGGTTCCAAG GTTTTACTCCAATATTACAATTCTTCTTTGGAGAGAGATGAACATACAAAGAAAATTATCAGATTTGGAGCAGTGGCTTGCATTTCGGGTGGGCTAAAAGCAAACTTCAGTACCCCAGCTCCAAAGGTTATGTATTATTCTGCAAGGGGACCCGATCCAGAGGACACATTCCTTGACAATGCTGATCTAATGAAACCCAATGTGGTTGCTCCTGGAAATTTTATTTGGGCTGCTTGGAGTTCTCTTGGCACCGATTCAGTTGAATTCCAAG GTGAAAGCTTTGCAATGATGTCTGGAACTAGCATGGCTGCTCCTCATGTTGCTGGGCTTGCTGCACTGATTAAGCAAAAATTCCCCACTTTTAGTCCTTCAGCTATTGCATCTGCGCTTTCAACTACAGCAACTTTATATGACAAGGAGGGAGGACCGATAATGGCTCAGCGGAATTATGCCAAACCAGATGAAAATCAGTTGCAAGCAACACCATATGACATGGGAAGTGGGTTTGTTAATGCAACTGCATCACTGGATCCGGGTCTTATTTTCGAATCTA GTTACAATGATTACATGTCATTTCTCTGTAGCATTAACGGATCTCAGCCAGTGGTCTTGAATTACACTGGTCAGAGCTGCTGGACTTACAATTCTACCATCACCGGTGCTGATTTGAACTTGCCATCCATTACAATTGCAAAACTGATTCACTCGAGGACAGTCCAAAGAATTGTAACCAACATTGCTGACGAAGATGAGTCCTATAGCATTGGCTGGAGCGCTCCATATGGAGTCTCCATCAAGGTGTCTCCGTCTCATTTCTCAATAGCCAGTGGCAAAAAACAGGTATTAAATGTATTCTTCAACGCGACGATGAGCAGTACAGTAGCGAGCTTTGGAAGAATTGGACTGTTTGGACATAAAGGGCATGTTGTAAACATGCCAGTGGCAGTGATAGTTAAAATGCCATAG
- the LOC123227117 gene encoding subtilisin-like protease SBT2.2 isoform X2, translated as MESFQNLLLWVHLMALLFVGLFLSTLCQEDSDQAIAAVYIVTLKQAPSVHQYAQELKTLNDKHHSINRHGNSSRLTRFLRPRNASRSHLSPDSYISRVHDSILRKTLKGEKYLKLYSYHYLINGFSVLITPQQGAWVQEGGYGTAGEGIVIGFIDTGIDPTHPSFADDVTERSYPVPSHFSGICEVTRDFPSGSCNRKLIGARHFAASAITRGIFNSSQDYASPLDGDGHGTHTASVAAGNHGIPVVVAGNHFGKASGMAPRSHIAVYKALYKSFGGFAADVVAAIDQAAQDGVDIINLSITPNRRPPGIATFFNPIDMALLSAVKAGIFAVQAAGNTGPSPKSMSSFSPWVFTVGAASHDRVYSNSIYLGNGVVIPGAGLAPGTDKDYTLISALHALNDDTTVGDDMYVGECQESSNFKKDMVRGKLLICSYSIRFVLGLSTIKRALETAKNLSSVGVVFYMDPFVIGFQLNPTPLRMPGIIIPSPDGSKVLLQYYNSSLERDEHTKKIIRFGAVACISGGLKANFSTPAPKVMYYSARGPDPEDTFLDNADLMKPNVVAPGNFIWAAWSSLGTDSVEFQGESFAMMSGTSMAAPHVAGLAALIKQKFPTFSPSAIASALSTTATLYDKEGGPIMAQRNYAKPDENQLQATPYDMGSGFVNATASLDPGLIFESSYNDYMSFLCSINGSQPVVLNYTGQSCWTYNSTITGADLNLPSITIAKLIHSRTVQRIVTNIADEDESYSIGWSAPYGVSIKVSPSHFSIASGKKQVLNVFFNATMSSTVASFGRIGLFGHKGHVVNMPVAVIVKMP; from the exons GAATGCTTCAAGATCCCATCTGAGCCCTGATTCTTATATCTCTCGAGTTCATGATTCAATATTAAGGAAGACATTGAAGGGGGAGAAGTATCTGAAGCTTTATAGCTACCACTACCTGATTAATGGCTTTTCGGTGCTCATTACCCCACAACAg GGTGCCTGGGTTCAAGAAGGTGGATATGGAACAGCTGGAGAAGGAATAGTGATAGGGTTTATTGATACGGGTATTGATCCAACTCACCCAAGTTTTGCTGATGATGTAACTGAACGCTCGTATCCAGTCCCTTCCCATTTTTCGGGCATTTGTGAGGTTACCCGGGATTTTCCATCTGGTTCATGCAATAGGAAGCTCATTGGTGCCCGGCATTTTGCGGCCTCTGCTATAACAAGAGGAATTTTCAACTCAAGTCAGGACTATGCTTCACCATTAGATGGTGATGGCCATGGCAC GCACACAGCTTCTGTTGCTGCAGGAAACCATGGTATTCCAGTGGTTGTTGCTGGAAATCACTTTGGAAAAGCAAGTGGGATGGCTCCTCGTTCACA TATTGCTGTTTACAAGGCGCTGTACAAGAGCTTTGGAGGGTTTGCTGCAGATGTTGTTGCTGCCATAGACCAG GCAGCGCAGGATGGAGTTGACATTATAAACTTATCAATTACTCCCAACCGGCGTCCTCCTGGTATTGCAACCTTTTTTAATCCCATTGACATGGCCCTGCTATCAGCTGTAAAGGCTGGCATTTTTGCTGTGCAAGCTGCGGGAAATACTGGACCTTCGCCTAAGAGCATGTCTTCCTTTAGTCCATGGGTATTCACTGTAGGTGCTGCCTCTCATGACAGagtttattcaaactcaatatATCTTGGCAATGGTGTTGTTATTCCTGGAGCTGGACTTGCAC CGGGAACTGATAAGGATTACACTCTGATTTCTGCACTTCATGCTTTGAATGACGACACAACTGTTGGTGATGATATGTATGTGGGTGAATGCCAAGAGTCAAGTAACTTCAAGAAGGATATGGTCCGAGGAAAACTCTTGATTTGTAGCTACTCAATTCGGTTTGTGCTTGGGCTCTCTACTATCAAACGGGCATTAGAAACAGCAAAAAATCTCAGTTCAGTGGGTGTTGTGTTTTACATGGATCCTTTTGTGATCGGTTTTCAGCTTAATCCAACTCCATTGAGAATGCCTGGCATCATAATTCCATCCCCAGATGGTTCCAAG GTTTTACTCCAATATTACAATTCTTCTTTGGAGAGAGATGAACATACAAAGAAAATTATCAGATTTGGAGCAGTGGCTTGCATTTCGGGTGGGCTAAAAGCAAACTTCAGTACCCCAGCTCCAAAGGTTATGTATTATTCTGCAAGGGGACCCGATCCAGAGGACACATTCCTTGACAATGCTGATCTAATGAAACCCAATGTGGTTGCTCCTGGAAATTTTATTTGGGCTGCTTGGAGTTCTCTTGGCACCGATTCAGTTGAATTCCAAG GTGAAAGCTTTGCAATGATGTCTGGAACTAGCATGGCTGCTCCTCATGTTGCTGGGCTTGCTGCACTGATTAAGCAAAAATTCCCCACTTTTAGTCCTTCAGCTATTGCATCTGCGCTTTCAACTACAGCAACTTTATATGACAAGGAGGGAGGACCGATAATGGCTCAGCGGAATTATGCCAAACCAGATGAAAATCAGTTGCAAGCAACACCATATGACATGGGAAGTGGGTTTGTTAATGCAACTGCATCACTGGATCCGGGTCTTATTTTCGAATCTA GTTACAATGATTACATGTCATTTCTCTGTAGCATTAACGGATCTCAGCCAGTGGTCTTGAATTACACTGGTCAGAGCTGCTGGACTTACAATTCTACCATCACCGGTGCTGATTTGAACTTGCCATCCATTACAATTGCAAAACTGATTCACTCGAGGACAGTCCAAAGAATTGTAACCAACATTGCTGACGAAGATGAGTCCTATAGCATTGGCTGGAGCGCTCCATATGGAGTCTCCATCAAGGTGTCTCCGTCTCATTTCTCAATAGCCAGTGGCAAAAAACAGGTATTAAATGTATTCTTCAACGCGACGATGAGCAGTACAGTAGCGAGCTTTGGAAGAATTGGACTGTTTGGACATAAAGGGCATGTTGTAAACATGCCAGTGGCAGTGATAGTTAAAATGCCATAG